The Terriglobales bacterium genome segment CGCGGATACCACACCAGGGGGACACTGATGCTGCGTCCGTCCATAAGCCGCACGACAAGGTCGTCGCTCGTGACTTTCACGTCGGCAACGCGCTCATCCGCCTGCAGCGCCAAAATACCCATGCCATGCCTCCAGCAGTGTCGCCCGGTGTTCTCGGACGATCGATTCTATCCTGCGCAGCTCTGCAGCGGAAAACCCTAAGTTCCGGGCCAGTGCAACCGGATCGAGCCAGAACTTCGCGGAGAACTTCTCCCGATCGACGTGCACGTGTGGCGGTTCGTTCGGCTCGTGACTGAAGAAGTAGAACCGATACGGCCCGACTCTGAGCACGGTCGGCATGCGCCCGCATTCTACGCCAGCCGCCTTTGCCGACCTCAATCGGCTGCGATCTTGGGCACCGACAGCTCCTCCAGCAGCGCACGTAAGCGCCCCAGCACCTCTTCCGCGCTGGTGGATGCGAGTTGGAACTTGAGCACGCCGCTGGGGCTGAACTGGGCGCCGCGGTTCTGGGCCACGAAGCGCGCCAGCTTCTCCGGGTCCACCGCCGCGCTCTCCGCGAACTTGACATTGACCACTTCGCGCCGCCGGTCGATGGCCGTCACTCCCACCTGCCTGCACAGCAGCTTGAGTGCGGCGTACTCCAGCAGGTGCCGCACCGCCGCCGGCGGCTCGCCGTAGCGGTCCTCCAGCTCCGCGCGCACGTCCTCGAGCTGCGCCTCGCTCGCCACCGCGGCGGCGCGCTTGTACATGCGCAAACGCTGGTTCTCCTCCCGGATGTACTCCGCTGGGATGCGGATATTGATGCCCAGGTTGAGTTGGGTCTCGACCTCGGCGAGCACTTCCTCGCCTTTGAGCTCGCGCACCGTGCGCTCCAGCATGGTGGTGTACAGCTCGAAGCCGACGGCGTCGATATGTCCGCTCTGCTGGCCTCCCAGCAAGTTGCCTGCCCCGCGTAGCTCCAGGTCCAGGGCGGCGATCTTGAAGCCGGCTCCCAGATCGGAGAACTCCTTCAGCGCCGCCAGCCGCCGCCGCGCCAGCGGTGTCAGCTCGGCTTCGGGCGGGACCAGCAGATACGCGTACGCCCGCCGGTTCGAGCGCCCCACGCGCCCGCGCAGCTGGTACAGCTCCGAGAGCCCGTGCCGGTCCGCCCGGTTGACGACGATGGTGTTGCACAGCGGGATGTCGAGGCCGTTCTCGATGATGGTGGTCGCTACCAGCACATCCGCCTCGTGCTGGATGAAGGTCAGCATCACCTTCTCCAGTTCGCCCTCCGACATCTGCCCGTGCCCGACGATCACCCGCGCCTGCGGGGCCAGTTCCTGCACCTTGGCCGCGATCTCGTAGATCGTCTCCACCCG includes the following:
- a CDS encoding DUF4160 domain-containing protein gives rise to the protein MPTVLRVGPYRFYFFSHEPNEPPHVHVDREKFSAKFWLDPVALARNLGFSAAELRRIESIVREHRATLLEAWHGYFGAAGG